A genome region from Deinococcus ruber includes the following:
- a CDS encoding type II/IV secretion system protein, giving the protein MALSIGDRRLGAILLEQGYVNDTDLQRALDRHSEVGGRLADILIDGGMVGEKRIARAVEEALGIPLVNLTVLTPDPAALASVKAQVALAALAFPFALEGDTLRVAFVDPLNNLNLETVEDASGLNVELYQALREQVQWAIALHYPELGLNAQMPLESQDGTVSLLGQRLVVRGLISDEQLQTALDQQGQSGEPLGSILLGLNMITEEQLYEMLAEQSGKVYVRNPRDFEPAEEVLGLLMRADALRLSAVPLEDKGNEVVLVGSDPRRQQDIEALLGRPVEMLLGRPADVEALIERCYPQRGRLGEQMVQQGSLSRSQLREALQVQARSGKVKPLGEVIVDLGFAGSEEIDQALQKQTAGGGRLEDTLVQSGKLSPEMLARSLASQLGYEFLDPVQSPPDPKVALLIPESTARRYTVVPMRLQGNALVVAMKDPRNVFALDDLRLISGRDIIPAVMAEKDIVRLIERYFGSADMVQLNERLVQESRTRDRERESQVDTTDLDDNAVVRVVDNIIREAALQDASDIHIEPTEHHLRVRYRIDGTLRDHMELPKGSAQSVLARIKILGQLDIAERRIPQDGRLRFRKGSIDLDLRLSTLPTVYGEKAVMRLLQKAHNIPEVEQLGLSEHNFQRFSDLIEKPNGIFLITGPTGSGKSFSSFSILKRIARPEKNTTTIEDPVEYEIPGINQSQVNPVAGLTFARALRAFLRQDPDIIFVGEIRDAETAKIATEAALTGHLVLATLHTNDAPGAVTRLEEMGVENFNIGASLIGVLGQRLVRKVCPDCKTPTNADPDVLRRLGLSDKELRGATLFRGAGCPRCGGTGYKGRMGIHELMVIDEPLRRAIGKGEPASELREIATSQSSMKTLRQDGIEKAMLGITTLEEVLAVTSA; this is encoded by the coding sequence ATGGCACTTTCTATCGGAGACCGGCGGCTGGGCGCGATTCTGCTCGAACAGGGCTACGTCAACGACACCGATCTGCAACGGGCGCTCGACCGCCATTCGGAGGTCGGTGGGCGGCTGGCCGACATCCTGATCGACGGCGGCATGGTGGGCGAAAAACGCATTGCGCGGGCCGTCGAGGAAGCGCTGGGCATTCCGCTGGTCAATCTGACGGTGCTGACCCCCGATCCGGCGGCGCTGGCGAGCGTCAAGGCGCAGGTGGCACTGGCGGCGCTGGCGTTTCCCTTCGCGCTGGAAGGCGACACGCTGCGGGTGGCCTTCGTCGATCCGCTGAACAATCTGAATCTGGAAACGGTCGAAGATGCCAGCGGCCTGAACGTCGAGCTGTATCAGGCGCTGCGCGAACAGGTGCAGTGGGCGATTGCGCTGCACTACCCCGAGCTGGGTCTGAATGCCCAGATGCCGCTGGAATCACAGGACGGCACGGTGTCGCTGCTGGGTCAGCGGCTGGTGGTGCGCGGCCTCATCAGCGACGAGCAGCTTCAGACAGCGCTGGATCAGCAGGGACAGAGCGGCGAACCGCTGGGCAGCATCCTGCTGGGCCTGAACATGATCACCGAGGAGCAGCTGTACGAGATGCTGGCCGAGCAGTCGGGCAAGGTCTATGTCCGCAATCCACGCGACTTCGAGCCTGCCGAAGAGGTACTGGGGCTGCTGATGCGGGCCGATGCGCTGCGGCTGTCGGCGGTGCCGCTGGAAGACAAGGGCAACGAGGTGGTGCTGGTGGGCAGCGATCCGCGCCGGCAGCAGGATATCGAGGCGCTGCTGGGGCGACCGGTCGAGATGCTGCTGGGCCGCCCCGCCGATGTCGAAGCCCTGATCGAGCGCTGTTACCCGCAGCGTGGACGGCTGGGCGAACAGATGGTGCAGCAGGGGTCGCTGTCGCGTTCGCAGCTGCGCGAGGCCTTGCAGGTGCAGGCCCGCAGCGGCAAGGTCAAGCCGCTGGGCGAAGTCATCGTCGATCTGGGCTTCGCGGGCAGCGAGGAGATCGATCAGGCCTTGCAGAAGCAGACCGCGGGCGGTGGCCGTCTGGAAGATACCCTGGTGCAGTCCGGCAAGCTCAGCCCCGAGATGCTCGCCCGCTCGCTCGCTTCTCAGCTCGGTTACGAATTCCTCGATCCCGTCCAGAGCCCACCCGATCCAAAGGTCGCCCTGCTGATTCCCGAATCGACGGCGCGGCGGTACACGGTGGTGCCGATGCGGTTACAGGGGAACGCGCTGGTGGTGGCGATGAAAGACCCGCGCAACGTGTTCGCGCTGGACGATCTGCGGCTGATCAGCGGGCGCGACATCATCCCGGCGGTGATGGCCGAGAAAGACATCGTGCGCCTGATCGAGCGCTACTTCGGCTCGGCCGACATGGTGCAGCTCAACGAGCGCCTGGTGCAGGAAAGCCGCACCCGCGACCGGGAGCGCGAGTCGCAGGTCGACACCACCGATCTGGACGACAACGCGGTGGTGCGGGTGGTGGACAACATCATCCGCGAGGCGGCCCTCCAGGACGCCTCGGACATCCACATCGAGCCGACCGAACACCATCTGCGGGTGCGCTACCGCATCGACGGCACGCTGCGCGACCACATGGAGCTGCCCAAAGGCTCGGCGCAGAGCGTGCTGGCCCGCATCAAGATTCTGGGGCAGCTGGACATCGCCGAGCGGCGCATTCCGCAGGACGGACGGCTGCGGTTTCGCAAGGGCAGCATCGATCTGGATCTGCGCCTGAGCACGCTGCCCACGGTGTACGGGGAAAAAGCGGTGATGCGCCTGCTGCAAAAGGCCCACAACATCCCGGAAGTCGAGCAGCTGGGCTTATCGGAGCACAACTTCCAGCGCTTCAGCGATCTGATCGAGAAACCCAACGGGATCTTTCTGATCACCGGGCCGACCGGCTCGGGCAAGTCGTTTTCCAGCTTCAGTATTCTCAAGCGCATCGCGCGGCCCGAGAAGAACACCACCACCATCGAAGACCCGGTGGAGTACGAGATTCCCGGCATCAACCAGTCGCAGGTCAACCCGGTGGCCGGGTTGACGTTTGCCCGCGCGTTGCGGGCGTTTCTGCGCCAGGACCCCGACATCATCTTCGTGGGCGAGATCCGCGACGCCGAAACCGCCAAGATCGCCACCGAAGCCGCGCTCACCGGCCACCTGGTGCTGGCTACCCTGCACACCAACGACGCGCCGGGCGCGGTGACGCGCCTGGAAGAGATGGGGGTGGAGAACTTCAACATCGGCGCGTCGTTGATCGGGGTGCTGGGCCAGCGACTGGTGCGCAAGGTGTGCCCCGACTGCAAGACGCCGACCAATGCCGACCCGGACGTGCTGCGTCGCCTGGGGCTGAGCGACAAGGAACTGCGCGGGGCGACGCTGTTCCGGGGCGCGGGGTGCCCGCGCTGCGGAGGCACCGGATACAAGGGGCGCATGGGCATTCACGAACTGATGGTGATCGACGAACCGCTGCGCCGGGCGATCGGCAAGGGCGAACCGGCCAGCGAACTGCGCGAGATCGCCACGTCGCAGAGCAGCATGAAGACCCTGCGCCAGGACGGCATCGAAAAGGCCATGCTCGGCATCACCACCCTCGAAGAAGTCCTCGCCGTCACCAGCGCGTAA
- a CDS encoding type IV pilus twitching motility protein PilT — protein sequence MQTAADITDILRVAVEKGASDVILTASLPPQFKVHGVYSSFDFTELTPTETRKLMYSMMNEKQQRNFEEKRELDFSFALGDKARFRVNTFVQRGSVGGVMRLIPTNIKSVGDLGLPQSVVDVANSPRGLVLVTGPTGSGKSTTLAAMIDYINSNKKLHIVTIEDPIEFMHQHKSSIINQREVGSDTHDFQNALRAVLRQAPDVILVGEMRDYETIKAAVTAAETGHLVMGTLHTNSAPESIDRIVDVFPEEQQEQIRVQLANNLVAVMTQQLLPRIDGGRVLAYELLIANPAVRALIREGKTYQIMSVMQTGAREGMVTMDAYLAGLYRRRLITHDVGMERAVDSKEFARLAADPSAGNALTAGLSNTAGSMGSQPPRPAATTVGTPSSTTGNPYGRR from the coding sequence ATGCAAACAGCTGCCGACATCACCGATATTCTGCGCGTTGCCGTCGAGAAGGGAGCCAGCGACGTGATTCTGACCGCGTCGCTGCCGCCCCAGTTCAAGGTACACGGCGTGTATTCGAGCTTCGACTTTACCGAACTGACGCCGACCGAAACGCGCAAGCTGATGTACAGCATGATGAACGAGAAACAGCAGCGCAACTTCGAGGAAAAGCGCGAGCTGGACTTCTCGTTTGCGCTCGGCGACAAGGCCCGTTTCCGCGTCAATACCTTCGTGCAGCGCGGCAGCGTGGGCGGCGTGATGCGTCTGATTCCCACCAACATCAAATCGGTGGGCGATCTGGGATTGCCGCAGAGTGTGGTCGACGTTGCCAACTCGCCGCGTGGTCTGGTGCTGGTCACTGGTCCCACCGGGTCGGGCAAATCGACCACGCTGGCGGCCATGATCGACTACATCAACAGCAACAAGAAGCTGCACATCGTCACCATCGAAGACCCCATCGAGTTCATGCATCAGCACAAAAGCAGCATCATCAATCAGCGCGAAGTCGGGTCGGACACCCACGACTTTCAGAACGCGCTCCGGGCGGTGCTGCGTCAGGCTCCCGACGTGATTCTGGTGGGCGAAATGCGAGACTACGAGACCATCAAGGCTGCCGTGACCGCCGCCGAAACCGGACACCTCGTGATGGGCACGCTGCACACCAACAGCGCCCCGGAGAGCATCGACCGTATCGTGGACGTGTTTCCCGAGGAGCAGCAGGAACAGATCCGGGTGCAGCTCGCCAACAATCTGGTGGCCGTCATGACGCAGCAGCTTCTGCCACGCATCGACGGTGGGCGCGTGCTGGCCTACGAACTTCTGATCGCCAATCCGGCGGTTCGCGCCCTGATCCGCGAGGGCAAGACCTATCAGATCATGAGCGTGATGCAGACCGGAGCACGTGAAGGCATGGTCACGATGGACGCCTATCTGGCGGGCCTGTACCGTCGCCGCCTTATCACCCACGACGTCGGCATGGAACGTGCGGTGGACAGCAAAGAATTTGCGCGACTGGCGGCCGATCCCAGTGCGGGCAACGCCCTGACTGCCGGACTGTCGAACACCGCTGGCAGCATGGGCAGTCAGCCCCCACGGCCCGCCGCGACCACCGTCGGCACGCCTTCGAGCACCACCGGCAACCCCTACGGGCGGCGATAG
- a CDS encoding YqeG family HAD IIIA-type phosphatase yields the protein MTDVQPHPRSLLRPRVILPQVQDITPAFLDTHGLKGLLLDLDNTLIPYRSYDDHLETVRWASDLRAGGYALYLLSNATKERARIWTERLGFQGVGLAGKPFRREYRRGLASVGLPAHQVAMVGDQLFTDVLGGNLSGMFTIMVQPISDNALPHTRLTRRLERLVLKRYGFDWSGKKPLETPPTR from the coding sequence ATGACCGACGTTCAGCCGCACCCGCGCAGCCTGCTTCGCCCCCGCGTGATTCTGCCGCAGGTACAGGACATCACGCCCGCGTTTCTGGACACGCACGGCCTGAAAGGGCTGCTGCTCGACCTCGACAACACCCTGATTCCGTACCGCTCCTACGACGACCACCTGGAGACGGTGCGCTGGGCCAGCGACCTGCGTGCGGGCGGCTACGCGCTGTATCTGCTGTCCAACGCCACCAAGGAGCGTGCCCGCATCTGGACAGAGCGGCTGGGCTTTCAGGGCGTGGGGCTGGCGGGCAAGCCGTTTCGGCGCGAGTATCGCCGGGGGCTGGCGTCGGTGGGGCTGCCCGCGCATCAGGTGGCGATGGTGGGCGACCAGCTCTTTACCGATGTGCTGGGCGGCAACCTCAGCGGTATGTTCACCATCATGGTGCAGCCGATCTCCGATAATGCACTGCCGCATACCCGTCTGACCAGACGCCTGGAACGACTGGTTCTCAAACGCTACGGTTTCGACTGGAGCGGCAAGAAACCTCTGGAAACGCCCCCGACCCGTTGA
- a CDS encoding GNAT family N-acetyltransferase — protein MNDISTADASNADAPALARLHTESSLHQWTTTPQQMERMIAAPQEGSFLLSARRGSKLIAGLSASPFSGVPGGLRVQLVGDGAAFTPLYLAALTRASRQGFIQLLSVVREDYRPQVAFLSAAAFRNAYQSWGAHLDLTRFDFAPYHELEERFFLDGTEIHSFMPESRGAPWDAVYALHKAAVQDTPRNPTTSSDMATLSDFRTEIADGRVFVAVRRGEILAYAALGLNGSAVESNHTATRRDWRGRGVATLTKAVALRWAQEAGYTRASTGGNVHNLPMLRVNQRLGYRPEAMWLTWVKDVAATSPV, from the coding sequence ATGAACGACATCAGCACTGCCGACGCCAGCAACGCCGACGCGCCCGCGCTGGCACGCCTGCATACCGAAAGCTCTCTGCACCAGTGGACAACCACGCCCCAGCAGATGGAACGTATGATCGCCGCGCCGCAGGAGGGCAGCTTCTTGCTGAGTGCCCGGCGTGGCAGCAAGCTGATCGCGGGGCTGTCGGCCTCCCCTTTTTCTGGCGTGCCCGGCGGTCTGCGGGTGCAGCTCGTGGGCGACGGCGCGGCCTTCACGCCGCTGTATCTGGCGGCGCTGACGCGTGCCAGCAGGCAGGGCTTTATCCAGCTTCTGAGCGTGGTGCGCGAGGATTACCGTCCTCAGGTGGCCTTCCTGAGTGCCGCCGCCTTTCGCAACGCCTATCAGTCGTGGGGCGCTCACCTCGACCTGACCCGCTTCGACTTCGCGCCGTACCACGAGCTGGAAGAACGGTTTTTTCTGGACGGCACCGAGATTCACAGTTTCATGCCGGAAAGCCGGGGTGCGCCCTGGGACGCGGTGTACGCCCTGCACAAAGCTGCCGTTCAGGACACGCCGCGCAATCCGACCACCTCCAGCGATATGGCGACGCTCAGCGACTTCAGGACGGAGATCGCAGACGGGCGCGTTTTTGTTGCTGTGCGGCGGGGCGAGATTCTGGCGTATGCCGCGCTGGGCCTGAACGGCAGCGCGGTGGAAAGCAACCACACCGCCACCCGCCGCGACTGGCGCGGGCGCGGTGTGGCGACGCTGACCAAAGCCGTTGCCCTGCGCTGGGCACAGGAAGCGGGCTATACACGGGCGAGTACAGGCGGCAACGTCCACAATCTGCCGATGCTGCGGGTCAATCAGCGGCTCGGCTACCGCCCGGAGGCCATGTGGCTGACCTGGGTGAAGGACGTGGCGGCTACTTCGCCCGTTTGA
- a CDS encoding metallophosphoesterase, with product MPSSETFSSELEFPALCLVVLIGVSGAERASFAARHFLPAEVCASLEAAQERLSRGLLTVLDAPHLASSEREAAIRLAHAQDVAAVAVVLDLPTPDDAAAREETAALRAGLGGFDSPALRVEGFAASFRLRSASELSALVVRRVPLKVDRRDLSGPFDLIGDVHGCLPELLELLAHLGYAVSTDLSVTPPEGRTAVFLGDLVDRGPDTPGVLRLVMGMVAAGHALCMCGNHDAKLRRALSGHQVKRTHGLEITFEQLSHAPPDFPDAVRGFLAGLPHHLVLDGGRLVAAHAGLPQAFQGRDSGRVRAFALYGDTGQALDEHGLPLRRDWAAEYHGAALVVYGHTPVLRPRWKNHSVNLDTGCVFGGALTALRYPELETCSVAARAVYREATRPFLTD from the coding sequence TTGCCCTCCTCTGAAACGTTTTCCTCTGAACTGGAATTTCCCGCGCTGTGTCTGGTGGTCTTGATCGGCGTGTCGGGGGCCGAGCGGGCGAGCTTCGCGGCCCGCCACTTCCTGCCCGCCGAGGTGTGTGCTTCGCTGGAAGCCGCGCAGGAACGGCTGAGCCGGGGGTTGCTGACGGTGCTGGACGCGCCTCATCTGGCTTCGTCGGAGCGCGAAGCTGCCATCCGGCTGGCACACGCTCAGGACGTGGCGGCGGTGGCGGTGGTGCTCGACCTGCCGACCCCCGACGACGCCGCTGCCCGAGAGGAAACAGCGGCGCTGCGGGCCGGGCTGGGCGGTTTCGACTCGCCTGCGCTGCGGGTCGAAGGCTTCGCCGCCTCGTTTCGGCTGCGCTCGGCCTCCGAGCTGTCGGCGTTGGTGGTGCGGCGCGTTCCGCTGAAGGTAGATCGCCGCGACCTGAGCGGCCCCTTCGACCTGATCGGAGACGTTCACGGCTGTCTGCCGGAACTGCTGGAGCTGCTGGCGCACCTCGGTTACGCAGTGAGCACCGACCTGAGCGTGACGCCGCCGGAGGGCCGCACCGCCGTGTTTCTGGGCGATCTGGTAGACCGGGGGCCGGATACGCCGGGGGTGCTGCGCCTCGTGATGGGGATGGTGGCGGCGGGCCACGCGCTGTGTATGTGCGGCAACCACGATGCCAAGCTGCGCCGGGCGCTGTCAGGGCATCAGGTCAAGCGCACGCATGGTCTGGAAATCACCTTCGAGCAGCTCTCGCACGCGCCGCCTGACTTCCCGGATGCGGTTCGGGGCTTTCTGGCAGGTCTGCCGCATCATCTGGTGCTGGACGGTGGGCGGCTGGTGGCGGCGCATGCCGGGCTGCCGCAGGCGTTTCAGGGGCGCGACAGCGGGCGGGTGCGGGCCTTTGCGCTGTACGGCGACACCGGGCAGGCTCTCGACGAACACGGCCTTCCGCTGCGCCGCGACTGGGCTGCCGAGTACCACGGCGCGGCGCTGGTGGTCTACGGGCACACCCCGGTGCTGCGGCCCCGCTGGAAGAACCACAGCGTAAACCTCGACACCGGCTGCGTCTTCGGCGGCGCTCTGACGGCGCTGCGCTATCCCGAACTGGAAACGTGCAGCGTGGCGGCGAGAGCGGTCTACCGCGAGGCCACCCGGCCTTTTCTGACAGACTGA
- a CDS encoding DsbA family oxidoreductase, whose protein sequence is MSASLPSQAGVIDVYFDFLCPYAWRGLELADVLRREHGLKFRLRHFSLVQGNHKENPDRKYPTWWLDHQVAGAGGDAQAGSLNAFLAGQAALRQGEDAAWAFTLALFRAVHQRAAGESAPNLKNDGLLRSLAEQTLDVEQFDRDFADDAGLRASLHEDLQASASLGVFGTPTFHLTDGNIAYFRFANLVTEPGAVLALWNLYTAVLTDGARIETIKRAK, encoded by the coding sequence ATGAGCGCAAGTCTTCCCTCGCAAGCTGGCGTAATCGACGTATATTTCGACTTTCTGTGCCCCTACGCGTGGCGCGGGCTGGAACTGGCCGACGTGCTGCGGCGTGAACACGGCCTGAAGTTCCGCCTGCGGCATTTTTCGCTGGTGCAGGGCAATCACAAGGAAAATCCGGATCGCAAATATCCGACGTGGTGGCTCGATCATCAGGTGGCGGGTGCGGGCGGCGACGCGCAGGCGGGCAGCCTGAATGCGTTTCTGGCAGGTCAGGCGGCGCTGCGCCAGGGCGAAGACGCGGCGTGGGCATTCACGCTGGCGCTGTTCCGGGCAGTACACCAGCGGGCGGCGGGCGAGAGTGCGCCCAATCTGAAGAACGACGGCCTGTTGCGCTCTCTGGCCGAACAGACACTCGATGTCGAGCAGTTTGACCGCGACTTTGCCGACGATGCTGGGCTGCGGGCCTCGCTGCACGAAGATTTGCAGGCCAGCGCCAGCCTGGGCGTCTTCGGCACGCCGACGTTTCACCTGACAGACGGCAACATCGCCTATTTCCGCTTCGCCAATCTGGTCACGGAACCGGGCGCAGTCCTCGCGCTCTGGAACCTGTACACCGCCGTCCTGACCGACGGAGCGCGGATCGAGACCATCAAACGGGCGAAGTAG
- a CDS encoding trimeric intracellular cation channel family protein, whose translation MLEGVPDPFATALSVNSIQTGLRVLDIVGTVAFAMSGALLGVRKRFDLFGVLVLGCVTAVGGGAIRDTLTGNTPPLFLRDETYLWLAILGSLLAFAIGTRLARFERAIRVFDTLGLALFAATGAIGALRLGLGPLGVTFAGTLSGVGGGIIRDLLAHEVPEVLYRRDQLYATAAAAGALTVYLLNGHMSSLGQELCGAAVVVLARIVSRRGWVKLPVRRV comes from the coding sequence ATGCTGGAAGGCGTGCCCGATCCCTTTGCGACCGCCCTGAGCGTCAACAGTATTCAAACCGGGCTACGTGTGCTGGATATCGTCGGTACGGTGGCGTTTGCCATGAGCGGAGCGCTGCTGGGCGTTCGCAAGCGCTTCGATCTGTTCGGGGTACTGGTGCTGGGCTGCGTGACGGCAGTGGGCGGCGGCGCGATCCGCGACACCCTGACCGGCAACACGCCGCCGCTGTTCCTGCGTGACGAAACGTATCTGTGGCTCGCCATCCTGGGATCGCTGCTGGCCTTTGCCATCGGCACGCGCCTGGCCCGCTTCGAACGCGCCATCCGGGTCTTCGATACGCTGGGGCTGGCCCTGTTTGCCGCCACCGGAGCCATCGGAGCGCTGCGGCTGGGACTGGGTCCGCTGGGCGTGACCTTTGCCGGAACGCTGTCGGGCGTGGGCGGCGGCATTATCCGCGACCTGCTGGCCCACGAGGTGCCGGAAGTGCTGTACCGCCGCGACCAGCTGTATGCCACCGCTGCCGCCGCCGGAGCGCTGACGGTATATCTGCTGAACGGGCACATGTCGTCGCTGGGTCAGGAACTGTGCGGCGCGGCGGTGGTGGTACTTGCCCGCATCGTTTCCAGGCGCGGCTGGGTGAAACTGCCGGTGCGGCGGGTATAG
- a CDS encoding polyphenol oxidase family protein: MFVNTPQLTAPHGFSLRAGGVSVGAYAGLNLDDREDDRDAVAQNRELLAGALGFRASQVSRLNQVHGLEVVRARPGEQTADAQVSAEAGILLAIGTADCYPVLLEDPQARVLGAAHAGWRGTLGRIAARTVDEMVKLGARPDRIRAAVGPGICAAQYPVGAEVAAAFAEAGMGEFVGPERHLDLCAANLHVLRGAGVLPQHLWAAGRCSTEADFYSYRRDAGKTGRMWAVIGYPAPGVGAGVPALAGSV, from the coding sequence ATGTTCGTGAACACCCCCCAGTTGACGGCCCCACATGGATTTTCTTTACGTGCCGGGGGGGTCAGTGTGGGGGCATACGCGGGGCTGAACCTCGACGACCGCGAAGATGACCGGGACGCGGTGGCACAGAATCGCGAACTGCTGGCCGGAGCGCTGGGCTTCAGGGCTTCGCAGGTGTCGCGGCTGAACCAGGTACACGGCCTGGAAGTGGTGCGGGCGCGGCCCGGCGAGCAGACCGCCGACGCCCAGGTGAGTGCCGAGGCGGGCATTCTGCTGGCGATTGGCACCGCCGACTGCTACCCGGTGCTGCTGGAAGACCCGCAGGCCCGCGTGCTGGGGGCGGCGCACGCAGGCTGGCGCGGTACGCTGGGCCGCATCGCCGCCAGAACCGTGGATGAGATGGTGAAGCTGGGCGCACGTCCAGACCGCATCCGTGCTGCCGTCGGCCCCGGCATCTGCGCGGCGCAGTACCCGGTGGGCGCAGAGGTCGCGGCGGCCTTCGCAGAGGCGGGCATGGGCGAATTCGTCGGCCCGGAGCGGCACCTCGATCTGTGCGCGGCCAATCTGCACGTGCTGCGCGGGGCGGGGGTGTTGCCACAGCATCTGTGGGCAGCGGGGCGCTGCAGCACCGAAGCCGACTTCTACAGCTACCGCCGCGACGCGGGCAAAACAGGCCGGATGTGGGCCGTCATCGGCTATCCAGCTCCCGGCGTCGGGGCCGGGGTGCCCGCACTGGCAGGGTCTGTATGA
- a CDS encoding CAP domain-containing protein encodes MRKLTLPFILAPFLLASVAWATPFSATAEGQLLSRLNDVRAAGVTCPGSGSRAPSAALVPSDLHAAAAARQASYMASSGVVSHTGPGGSTPKVRAASTGIHSVSVTEIIYMGSGLNVEEAMQWWLHSPVHCFYMTDPRYTTAGASVIQGSCGTAYVMVLTSDPR; translated from the coding sequence ATGAGAAAGCTGACGCTGCCCTTCATCCTGGCACCTTTCCTGCTGGCGTCGGTGGCCTGGGCCACTCCGTTTTCTGCCACCGCCGAAGGGCAACTGCTGTCACGTCTGAACGATGTCCGGGCGGCAGGCGTCACGTGTCCGGGCAGCGGCAGCCGTGCGCCCAGCGCCGCACTCGTTCCCTCCGATCTGCATGCTGCGGCGGCAGCCCGGCAGGCGAGCTATATGGCGAGCAGCGGCGTGGTCAGCCATACCGGGCCGGGAGGCAGCACACCCAAGGTGCGGGCCGCCAGTACCGGTATTCATTCGGTCAGCGTGACCGAGATCATCTATATGGGCAGCGGCCTGAACGTGGAAGAGGCGATGCAGTGGTGGCTGCACTCCCCGGTGCACTGCTTTTACATGACCGACCCGCGCTATACCACCGCAGGCGCGAGCGTCATTCAGGGCAGCTGTGGGACGGCCTACGTGATGGTGCTGACCAGCGATCCGCGCTGA
- the chrA gene encoding chromate efflux transporter: protein MRPALPVSASPLEVFWVFLKLGLSSFGGPVAHLGYFRAELVQRRQWLSDAAYGDLVALCQVLPGPASSQVGMGVGLLRAGGWGLLAAWLGFTLPSAVLMFAFALGLKELGNLQPYSLDGAGWLTGLKLAAVAVVAQAVSGMATALTPDAPRLSLAVLTAVLALVFPLAWVQPLALMLAGVLGARFLKAEHLPVGDHLFTPLSRRIGAVLLACCGLLLLALPLLSAALPRPDLQLFDGFYRSGALVFGGGHVVLPLLQSVVVPHFMDASSFVAGYGAVQAVPGPLFTFAAYLGAAAHSGLNPVYAATLTTVAVFLPAALLVAGALPFWNDLRGRPGVRRALSGLNAGVVGLLLAALYTPVFTSAVHSGAQLALALAAWLALAVWKLPPWAVVLGCAGVGLALL from the coding sequence GTGCGCCCCGCCCTGCCCGTTTCTGCCTCGCCACTCGAAGTCTTCTGGGTCTTCCTGAAACTGGGCCTGAGCAGCTTCGGCGGCCCGGTGGCGCATCTGGGGTACTTCCGCGCCGAGCTGGTGCAGCGGCGGCAGTGGCTTTCAGACGCGGCTTACGGCGATCTGGTGGCGCTGTGTCAGGTGTTGCCCGGCCCGGCCAGTTCGCAGGTCGGCATGGGTGTGGGGCTGCTGCGGGCGGGCGGTTGGGGTCTGCTGGCGGCGTGGCTGGGCTTTACGCTGCCGAGCGCCGTGCTGATGTTCGCGTTCGCGCTGGGCCTGAAAGAGCTGGGCAACCTGCAACCCTACTCGCTGGACGGCGCGGGCTGGCTGACTGGCCTGAAGCTCGCGGCAGTGGCGGTGGTGGCGCAGGCGGTGTCGGGCATGGCAACGGCTCTCACGCCCGATGCGCCGCGCCTGTCGCTGGCTGTCCTGACAGCGGTGCTGGCGCTGGTCTTTCCGCTGGCGTGGGTGCAGCCGCTGGCGCTGATGCTGGCGGGGGTGCTGGGCGCACGCTTCCTGAAGGCCGAACACCTCCCGGTGGGCGACCATCTGTTCACGCCGCTGTCTCGCCGGATCGGGGCGGTGCTGCTGGCGTGCTGCGGCCTGTTGCTGCTGGCTCTGCCGCTGCTGAGCGCCGCTCTGCCACGCCCCGACCTGCAACTCTTCGACGGGTTCTACCGCAGCGGAGCGCTGGTGTTCGGCGGTGGGCATGTGGTGTTGCCGCTGCTGCAAAGTGTGGTGGTGCCGCATTTCATGGATGCCAGCAGCTTTGTGGCGGGCTACGGCGCAGTTCAGGCGGTGCCGGGGCCACTGTTCACCTTCGCGGCGTATCTGGGCGCGGCGGCCCACAGTGGGCTGAACCCGGTGTACGCGGCGACCCTCACCACCGTCGCGGTCTTTCTGCCCGCCGCGCTGTTGGTGGCGGGAGCGCTGCCGTTCTGGAATGACCTGCGCGGGCGTCCGGGTGTTCGGCGTGCCCTCTCGGGGCTGAATGCCGGGGTGGTGGGCCTGCTGCTGGCGGCGCTGTACACCCCGGTCTTCACGAGTGCGGTGCATTCGGGGGCGCAACTGGCGCTGGCACTCGCGGCGTGGCTGGCGCTCGCGGTGTGGAAGCTGCCGCCCTGGGCCGTGGTGCTGGGCTGCGCGGGGGTGGGTCTTGCCCTCCTCTGA